From the genome of Aspergillus chevalieri M1 DNA, chromosome 8, nearly complete sequence, one region includes:
- a CDS encoding glycoside hydrolase family 16 protein (CAZy:GH16;~COG:G;~EggNog:ENOG410PFK0;~InterPro:IPR000757,IPR013320,IPR017168;~PFAM:PF00722;~SECRETED:SignalP(1-21);~TransMembrane:1 (n3-13c21/22o351-371i);~go_component: GO:0005618 - cell wall [Evidence IEA];~go_function: GO:0004553 - hydrolase activity, hydrolyzing O-glycosyl compounds [Evidence IEA];~go_function: GO:0016798 - hydrolase activity, acting on glycosyl bonds [Evidence IEA];~go_process: GO:0005975 - carbohydrate metabolic process [Evidence IEA];~go_process: GO:0071555 - cell wall organization [Evidence IEA]) has product MRLPLVGVTISLLSYSVGVAAQTFTDCNPLEKTCPPKPALGRSATFDFTDGRSDDFTDVGTPTYDSTGAGFTVAKQGDAPLIQSKWYIMFGRVEAVIKTAPGTGIVSSAVLQSDDLDEIDWEWLGVNDLYVQTNYFGKGNTGSYNRGATHDNRNNHDEFHTYTIDWTSKQIVWQIDGQTVRSLTPDDAPDDQYPQSPMMVKVGVWAGGDPNNADGTIQWAGGETDYSAGPYTMYLKSLKVTDYSTGTSYSYGDKSGSWQSIVAEGGQVEGNNAEPQSTVAAPPVTSTVENIPIPWSGTHRETSSFVTPSIWPWVPTPTTFASSTSDTTSLPSGWTFSGSGSVQPPSASSVIFGPVYLCFVGLLAGAAFPLWY; this is encoded by the exons ATGAGGCTCCCTCTCGTTGGTGTGACCATCAGCCTTCTCTCCTACTCCGTGGGGGTCGCTGCCCAGACCTTTACGGATTGCAATCCACTCGAGAAGA CTTGTCCTCCCAAGCCAGCGTTGGGACGGTCCGCTACCTTTGATTTCACCGACGGCCGCTCTGACGATTTCACCGACGTGGGCACGCCCACCTACGACTCCACTGGTGCTGGTTTTACCGTGGCCAAGCAGGGTGATGCTCCGTTGATCCAATCCAAGTGGTATATCATGTTTGGTCGGGTTGAAGCCGTGATCAAGACTGCTCCCGGAACAGGCATTGTTAGCAGCGCCGTTTTGCAATCGGACGACTTGGATGAGATTGACTGGGAATGGCTTGGAGTCAACGATCTCTATGTGCAGACAAACTACTTTGGCAAGGGCAACACGGGTAGCTACAACCGTGGTGCCACCCACGACAACCGGAACAACCACGACGAATTCCACACCTACACCATCGACTGGACAAGCAAGCAGATCGTCTGGCAGATCGACGGTCAGACCGTTCGCTCTCTTACTCCGGACGATGCTCCCGACGACCAGTACCCTCAGTCGCCCATGATGGTCAAGGTCGGAGTCTGGGCTGGCGGTGACCCTAACAACGCTGATGGCACGATTC AATGGGCTGGTGGTGAGACGGACTATAGCGCTGGTCCTTACACCATGTACCTCAAGTCACTCAAGGTGACCGACTATTCCACCGGAACCTCGTACTCTTACGGTGACAAGAGCGGCTCGTGGCAGTCCATTGTTGCCGAAGGAGGCCAAGTCGAGGGCAACAATGCCGAACCTCAGTCCACCGTGGCTGCTCCTCCTGTGACTTCAACTGTCGAAAACATCCCTATTCCCTGGAGTGGAACGCACCGTGAGACGTCGAGCTTTGTGACTCCGAGCATCTGGCCTTGGGTTCCCACCCCGACCACCTTTGCTTCTTCGACTTCGGACACGACGTCGCTGCCTAGCGGTTGGACCTTCTCAGGATCGGGTTCTGTCCAGCCGCCCAGCGCGTCTTCTGTGA TCTTTGGTCCGGTCTACCTCTGCTTCGTCGGTCTCCTCGCCGGTGCCGCTTTCCCCCTCTGGTACTGA
- a CDS encoding phosphoglycerate mutase family protein (COG:G;~EggNog:ENOG410Q2R2;~InterPro:IPR013078,IPR029033), producing the protein MVHNISARVFLIRHGDTAWSVGGKHASFTDVPMSREGEGQVEETRDCYIGRHKLIDPENVQRTKRTVEILRLGVQSQQSFLDRDDQKKTVSPLTGSQGASSEPLIQATSWLNEWNYGEYEGLSLAEITARRPENSEWVIWRDGCPGGETPEQVSNRLDQLIAEIRQNIENTVTEWPGGRQIAHTT; encoded by the exons ATGGTCCATAACATATCAGCTCGAGTTTTCCTGATCCGTCATGGCGATACAGCTTGGTCTGTTGGCGGCAAGCACGCGAGCTTCACGGATGTGCCCATGTCCAGAGAAGGCGAGGGTCAGGTTGAAGAGACCCGAGATTGCTACATAGGAAGGCACAAACTGATCGACCCAGAGAACGTG CAACGAACCAAACGGACCGTCGAGATCCTCCGGCTGGGCGTCCAGAGCCAACAAAGCTTCCTCGACCGGGACGATCAAAAGAAGACAGTGAGCCCGCTGACGGGATCTCAAGGCGCGTCCTCAGAGCCTCTGATCCAGGCGACGTCTTGGCTTAACGAATGGAACTACGGGGAGTACGAAGGGCTGTCACTAGCGGAGATTACTGCGCGTCGACCCGAAAATTCAGAATGGGTCATCTGGAGAGATGGCTGTCCGGGAGGAGA GACCCCTGAACAAGTGTCAAACCGCCTCGACCAACTCATAGCAGAAATCCGCCAGAACATCGAGAATACCGTGACCGAATGGCCCGGCGGACGGCAAATTGCCCATACGACGTGA
- a CDS encoding uncharacterized protein (COG:Q;~EggNog:ENOG410PGK3;~InterPro:IPR001128,IPR036396;~go_function: GO:0005506 - iron ion binding [Evidence IEA];~go_function: GO:0016705 - oxidoreductase activity, acting on paired donors, with incorporation or reduction of molecular oxygen [Evidence IEA];~go_function: GO:0020037 - heme binding [Evidence IEA];~go_process: GO:0055114 - oxidation-reduction process [Evidence IEA]), translating to MARTVFRTPKAPLQKHFDMCSAVKPNYFDWAPSTSFFRASNSATNSRSWTNSSSPTSPTPSPSPPPNSTRNSPQKGPSSSLARFTRDSRVLRDQLVAVLLAGCDTTAGTLSFTLFELGGNPHIVHRLREEIGSRLGLGTNARNPPIQI from the exons ATGGCACGGACAGTCTTCAGAACCCCCAAGGCGCCTTTGCAGAAGCATTTCGATATGTGCAGCGCCGTCAAGCCCAACTATTTTGACTGGG CTCCTTCAACTTCATTCTTTCGCGCAAGTAATTCCGCGACCAACTCAAGATCATGGACAAATTCATCCAGCCCTACATCACCCacgccctctccctctccaccGCCGAACTCGACCAGAAACTCTCCACAGAAGGgaccttcctcctccctcgCCCGCTTCACCCGCGACTCTCGCGTTCTGCGCGACCAGCTCGTCGCCGTCCTCCTCGCCGGCTGCGACACAACCGCAGGCACCCTATCATTCACCCTCTTCGAACTAGGCGGCAACCCGCACATCGTCCACAGACTGCGCGAGGAAATCGGTTCCCGACTGGGTCTGGGCACCAACGCACGGAATCCTCCTATACAGATCTGA